The following are encoded together in the Glycine soja cultivar W05 chromosome 5, ASM419377v2, whole genome shotgun sequence genome:
- the LOC114412568 gene encoding pentatricopeptide repeat-containing protein At5g18390, mitochondrial, whose protein sequence is MLQTCSKLILRHSKPRLLLNLHSITKTLTTASSSRDEYFAVIHHVSNIVRRDFYLERTLNKLRITVTPELVFRVLRACSNNPTESLRFFNWARTHPSYSPTSLEFEQIVTTLARANTYQSMWALIRQVTLHHRLSLSPSAVASVIEAYGDNRHVDQSVQVFNKSPLLLNCPQTLPLYNALLRSLCHNKLFHGAYALVRRMLRKGLRPDKTTYAVLVNAWCSNGKLREAKLFLEEMSEKGFNPPVRGRDLLVEGLLNAGYVESAKGMVRNMIKQGSVPDVGTFNAVVETVSKEDVQFCVGLYHEVCALGMAPDVNTYKILVPAVSKSGMVDEAFRLLNNFIEDGHKPFPSLYAPVIKALCRRGQFDDAFCFFGDMKAKAHPPNRPLYTMLITMCGRAGKFVEAANYIFEMTEMGLVPISRCFDMVTDGLKNCGKHDLARRVQELEVSIRGV, encoded by the exons ATGCTGCAGACTTGCTCAAAACTGATCCTTAGACACTCAAAACCGCGTCTCCTCCTCAATCTCCATTCAATCACGAAAACCCTAACCACCGCGTCTTCCTCCCGCGACGAGTACTTCGCAGTAATCCACCACGTGTCGAACATCGTGCGGCGCGACTTCTACCTGGAACGCACCCTCAACAAGCTCCGCATCACCGTAACCCCCGAGCTCGTCTTCCGTGTCCTTCGCGCGTGTTCCAACAATCCCACTGAGTCTCTCCGCTTCTTCAACTGGGCACGAACCCACCCCTCCTACTCTCCAACCTCCCTCGAATTCGAACAAATCGTCACCACCCTCGCCCGCGCCAACACCTACCAGTCCATGTGGGCCCTCATCCGCCAAGTCACCCTCCACCACCGTCTCTCCCTCTCCCCCTCCGCCGTCGCCTCCGTCATCGAGGCCTACGGCGACAACCGCCACGTCGACCAATCCGTCCAGGTCTTCAACAAATCCCCCCTCCTCCTCAACTGCCCTCAGACCCTCCCTCTCTACAACGCCCTcctcag GTCTCTCTGCCACAACAAACTCTTCCACGGCGCCTACGCCCTCGTCCGCCGCATGCTCCGCAAGGGCCTCCGTCCGGACAAAACCACCTACGCGGTCCTCGTCAACGCCTGGTGCTCCAACGGGAAACTCCGCGAGGCCAAGCTCTTCCTTGAGGAAATGAGCGAGAAAGGCTTCAACCCTCCCGTCCGCGGCCGCGACCTTCTAGTCGAAGGCCTGCTCAATGCCGGCTACGTGGAATCCGCCAAGGGAATGGTGAGGAACATGATCAAGCAAGGGAGTGTTCCTGATGTTGGAACCTTCAATGCTGTGGTGGAGACAGTTTCTAAAGAGGACGTTCAGTTCTGTGTTGGTCTTTATCATGAAGTGTGTGCTTTGGGGATGGCTCCTGATGTTAACACTTATAAGATTCTTGTTCCCGCGGTTTCAAAGAGTGGGATGGTTGATGAGGCATTTAGGTTGTTGAATAATTTCATTGAGGATGGCCACAAGCCCTTTCCGAGCTTGTATGCGCCCGTTATTAAGGCTTTGTGTAGGAGGGGCCAGTTTGATGATGCTTTTTGCTTCTTTGGGGATATGAAGGCCAAGGCCCATCCTCCTAATCGGCCTCTTTATACTATGCTGATTACCATGTGTGGTCGCGCTGGCAAGTTTGTTGAGGCCGCGAATTATATCTTTGAAATGACAGAGATGGGGTTGGTCCCCATTTCGCGATGTTTTGACATGGTTACTGATGGATTGAAGAACTGTGGCAAGCATGATTTGGCTAGGAGAGTGCAGGAATTGGAAGTTTCTATCCGCGGTGTTTGA
- the LOC114411511 gene encoding heavy metal-associated isoprenylated plant protein 45-like, with product MEVVELKVEMVCIHEKRLRKCLSKLKGIEKVEVDTNCQKVVVTGYTHKNKILKAVRRGGLKADFWSAQNEFLNAYVSSNYANFRFNPFNFF from the exons ATGGAG GTTGTTGAGTTAAAAGTGGAGATGGTTTGTATACATGAGAAAAGACTAAGGAAATGCCTCTCAAAATTAAAAG GGATAGAAAAAGTGGAAGTGGATACTAACTGCCAGAAAGTAGTAGTGACTGGATACACACACAAGAACAAAATCCTAAAAGCAGTTAGGAGAGGGGGTCTCAAAGCTGACTTCTGGTCTGCTCAGAATGAGTTCCTTAATGCTTATGTCAGTTCCAATTATGCCAACTTTAGATTCAACCCCTTCAACTTCTTCTAA
- the LOC114412567 gene encoding uncharacterized protein LOC114412567 yields the protein MSANAGLVLSGETMGENEKGERWSGAMTNLTEMASNLDSLQKLLLTKAVFVDDDTFSKASLAADQARTIKLLQQRVQTLEREVDAAITTAARARSEKRQAEAAQKSAESRAHQLTAELENTTKVFELHMEELRAKQEEIEKRDEDIKLLEAIIRTLGGKESLSSSQ from the exons atgagTGCGAATGCAGGGTTGGTGTTGAGCGGTGAGACGATGGGGGAGAACGAGAAAGGAGAGCGATGGAGCGGAGCGATGACAAATCTGACGGAGATGGCCTCCAATCTCGACTCTCTCCAGAAGCTTCTCCTCACCAAAGCCGTCTTCGTCGACGACGACACCTTCTCCAAAGCCTCCCTCGCCGCCGACCAGGCCCGCACCATCAAGCTCCTCCAGCAACGAGTCCAGACCTTGGAGAGAGAGGTCGACGCCGCCATCACCACCGCCGCCCGCGCTCGCTCCGAGAAGCGCCAGGCCGAGGCTGCTCAGAAATCCGCCGAATCGCGCGCTCATCAGCTCACCGCCGAACTCGAAAACACCACAA aGGTGTTTGAGCTGCACATGGAAGAGCTGCGAGCGAAACAAGAAGAGATCGAGAAGCGCGACGAGGACATCAAACTTCTGGAAGCTATAATTCGAACGCTTGGAGGAAAGGAATCACTCTCTTCGTCTCAGTAG